From a region of the Streptomyces sp. B21-083 genome:
- a CDS encoding RNA polymerase sigma factor: MEDVVSTDIPIAGPLETTAAPLPGIQLAGALHEEQYPALVRFLLLHGASWTEAQDAAQDAFTQMCGPDVSISYPRAWLRKVAWRSWVKQQVRLEESCEDLPEPQLSLRWQTPAHAAEFGEEERQVISLLLQLSAKQRAAMAWHLDGFTTEESAHAMGTTQAAVRQNLARARAALKQGLGLEGQYGNERRQT; this comes from the coding sequence GTGGAGGATGTCGTCAGCACTGACATTCCGATTGCCGGTCCCCTGGAGACAACCGCTGCCCCCCTGCCAGGGATCCAGCTCGCCGGGGCACTGCACGAGGAGCAGTATCCCGCGCTGGTCCGCTTCCTGCTCCTGCACGGAGCGTCCTGGACAGAGGCGCAGGATGCCGCGCAGGACGCCTTCACCCAGATGTGCGGCCCGGACGTATCCATCAGCTATCCGCGGGCCTGGCTGCGCAAGGTGGCCTGGCGGTCCTGGGTGAAACAGCAGGTGAGACTCGAAGAGAGCTGTGAGGACCTGCCCGAGCCGCAGCTGAGCCTGCGCTGGCAGACACCGGCCCATGCCGCCGAGTTCGGAGAGGAAGAACGCCAGGTGATCTCTTTACTGCTCCAGCTCTCAGCCAAGCAGCGCGCCGCCATGGCCTGGCATCTGGATGGCTTCACCACCGAAGAGAGCGCACACGCGATGGGTACGACCCAGGCAGCCGTTCGTCAAAACCTGGCCCGTGCAAGAGCCGCTCTGAAGCAAGGCCTGGGCCTTGAAGGCCAATACGGCAATGAGAGGAGGCAGACGTGA
- a CDS encoding IS256 family transposase has product MALSQSDLQRLLESLRTADGLELVRHIAERMLQELIEAELSGRIGAQWNEHTEDRTNFRNGHRDKTLTSQAGDLDLAIPKLRSGTFFPSLLERRRRIDQALYAVIMEAYVHGVSTRAVDDLVKALGADSGISKSEVSRICGDLDEELGIFRDRPLDHTRFPYIYLDATYCKVRVNHRIVSQAVIIATGITEDGGREVLGVTVGDTESEVSWSEFLRSLRARGLNGVRLVISDSHSGLVAAIRKVMLGATWQRCRVHFLRNVFSVIPKGSGEMVAATIRTIFIQPNADAVYHQLDQVADMLGQQFPKVKQMLLDAKEDLTAFAGFPAAHWKKIQSSNPLERINREIKRRTDVVQVFPNPAALKRLVTAVLSEMHDEWIAFPRRYLSEGSMAAVYAGESAGNTTHELPNTPNTSSG; this is encoded by the coding sequence ATGGCCTTGTCCCAGTCTGACCTACAACGCCTGCTGGAGTCACTACGTACGGCGGACGGGCTGGAGCTCGTGCGGCATATCGCGGAGCGGATGCTGCAGGAGTTGATCGAGGCCGAGCTCAGCGGCCGGATCGGCGCCCAGTGGAACGAGCACACCGAGGACCGCACCAACTTCCGCAACGGTCACCGCGACAAGACCCTGACCAGCCAGGCCGGCGACCTGGACCTGGCCATCCCCAAGCTCCGCAGCGGGACCTTCTTCCCCAGCCTGCTGGAACGTCGGCGCCGCATCGACCAGGCCCTCTACGCGGTCATCATGGAGGCATACGTCCACGGCGTCTCCACCCGCGCCGTCGACGACCTGGTCAAGGCGCTCGGCGCGGACAGCGGCATCTCCAAGAGCGAAGTCTCACGCATCTGCGGCGACCTGGACGAAGAGCTCGGCATCTTCCGTGACCGGCCGCTGGATCACACCCGCTTCCCCTACATCTATCTCGACGCGACGTACTGCAAGGTGCGCGTGAACCACCGGATCGTCTCCCAGGCCGTCATCATCGCCACGGGCATCACCGAGGACGGCGGCCGTGAAGTCCTGGGCGTCACGGTCGGAGACACCGAGAGCGAGGTGTCCTGGAGCGAATTCCTGCGCTCGCTGCGGGCACGTGGTCTGAACGGGGTCCGCCTGGTCATCTCCGACAGTCACAGCGGCCTGGTCGCCGCGATCCGCAAGGTCATGCTCGGCGCCACCTGGCAGCGTTGTCGTGTCCATTTCCTGCGAAACGTGTTCTCGGTGATCCCCAAGGGGTCCGGTGAGATGGTTGCGGCGACCATCCGCACGATCTTCATCCAGCCGAACGCCGATGCCGTCTACCACCAGCTCGATCAGGTCGCCGACATGCTCGGCCAGCAGTTTCCCAAGGTCAAACAGATGCTTCTCGACGCCAAGGAGGACCTCACCGCCTTCGCGGGCTTCCCCGCCGCCCACTGGAAAAAGATCCAGTCATCGAATCCACTGGAGCGAATCAACCGCGAGATCAAGCGCCGCACCGACGTCGTCCAGGTCTTCCCCAACCCCGCCGCCCTCAAGCGGCTGGTCACCGCGGTGCTCAGCGAGATGCATGACGAGTGGATCGCGTTTCCCCGCCGCTACCTCTCCGAAGGCAGCATGGCCGCCGTCTACGCCGGCGAAAGCGCCGGGAACACCACCCACGAGCTCCCCAACACCCCGAACACCAGCTCCGGTTGA
- a CDS encoding RNA polymerase sigma factor — protein sequence MSSGTDSVRTGAQEPAPGGGDGRDPADFDAFFTTHRPALLARAVMLCGNRQDAEDAVQDAFLAALENWDSISRYEQPKAWVNLVMRRKLWRALRLRLKAKRAALDVTLPRQALPDETAQARLVLTAMSALPPRQRMVLVMFSLYAMTDQEIADDLGIAASTARVNVHKGRRNLRRMLGLDPTTDPLGEVPLVGTGGPAPGDRLAAALNATESWLCSALEEEQAPEQARADLAGRRRRGPGRT from the coding sequence ATGAGCAGTGGGACGGACAGCGTGCGCACCGGTGCACAGGAACCCGCACCCGGGGGTGGCGACGGACGCGATCCCGCCGACTTCGACGCGTTCTTCACGACGCACCGGCCGGCCCTGCTGGCCCGCGCGGTCATGCTGTGCGGCAACCGCCAGGACGCGGAGGACGCTGTCCAGGACGCCTTTCTCGCGGCCCTGGAGAACTGGGACAGCATCAGCCGCTACGAACAGCCGAAGGCATGGGTGAACCTGGTGATGCGCAGGAAGCTATGGCGCGCTCTGCGGCTGCGCCTCAAGGCGAAGCGCGCGGCACTGGACGTGACACTCCCCCGCCAGGCACTGCCGGACGAGACGGCGCAGGCCCGGCTGGTCCTGACCGCAATGTCCGCGCTGCCGCCGCGCCAGCGGATGGTACTGGTCATGTTCAGCCTCTACGCCATGACCGACCAGGAGATCGCCGACGACCTGGGCATCGCGGCATCCACAGCGCGGGTGAACGTCCACAAGGGGCGTCGCAATCTCCGGCGCATGCTCGGCCTTGACCCGACTACCGACCCTCTGGGCGAGGTGCCGCTGGTGGGCACCGGCGGACCCGCACCCGGAGACCGCCTTGCCGCGGCTCTGAACGCCACGGAGTCCTGGCTCTGCTCGGCCTTGGAGGAGGAGCAAGCACCGGAGCAGGCCCGAGCGGACCTGGCCGGGCGGCGGCGCCGGGGCCCGGGGCGCACATGA
- a CDS encoding IS110 family transposase, with amino-acid sequence MFEIEDVGVFLGLDVGKTTHHGHGLTPPGKKVFDKPLPNSEPKLRAVFDKLTAKFGTVLVIVDQPASIGALPLTVARDAGCQVAYLPGLAMRRIADLYPGEAKTDAKDAAVIADAARTMPHTLRSLELTDEITAELTVLTGFDQDLAAEATRTSNRIRGLLTQFHPSLERVLGPRLDHQAVTWLLERYGSPAALRKAGRRRLVELIRPKAPRMAQRLIDEVFDALGEQTVVVPGTATLDIVVPSLAASLTAVHTQRRAMEAQINALLEAHPLSQVLTSMPGVGVRTAAVLLTTVGDGTSFPTAAHLASYAGLAPTTKSSGTSVHGEHAPRGGNRQLKRAMFLSAFACMNADPASRTYYDRQRARGKTHTQALLRLARQRISVLFAMLRDGTFYESRTPKDVEPAA; translated from the coding sequence ATGTTCGAGATCGAAGACGTGGGCGTGTTCCTCGGCCTGGACGTCGGCAAGACGACCCACCACGGCCACGGCCTCACCCCGCCCGGGAAGAAGGTCTTCGACAAGCCGCTGCCCAACAGCGAACCGAAACTGCGGGCCGTCTTCGACAAGCTGACCGCCAAGTTCGGCACCGTCCTGGTCATCGTGGACCAGCCCGCCTCCATCGGCGCCCTGCCGTTGACCGTCGCCCGCGACGCCGGCTGCCAAGTGGCCTACCTGCCCGGCCTGGCCATGCGCCGGATCGCCGACCTCTACCCCGGCGAGGCCAAGACCGACGCCAAGGACGCGGCCGTCATCGCGGACGCCGCGCGGACGATGCCGCACACCCTGCGCTCCCTGGAACTGACCGACGAGATCACCGCCGAGCTGACCGTGCTGACCGGCTTCGACCAGGACCTCGCCGCCGAAGCCACCCGCACCAGCAACCGCATACGCGGCCTGCTCACCCAGTTCCACCCCTCCCTGGAACGCGTCCTGGGACCGCGTCTGGACCACCAGGCCGTCACCTGGCTCCTGGAGCGCTACGGCTCCCCGGCCGCCCTGCGCAAGGCCGGCCGCCGCAGACTCGTGGAACTGATCCGCCCGAAGGCCCCGCGCATGGCCCAGCGGCTGATCGACGAGGTCTTCGACGCGCTCGGCGAGCAGACCGTCGTCGTCCCGGGCACCGCCACCCTGGACATCGTCGTCCCCTCCCTGGCCGCTTCCCTGACCGCCGTGCACACCCAGCGCAGGGCGATGGAAGCCCAGATCAACGCCCTGCTGGAGGCCCACCCTCTTTCCCAGGTCCTGACCTCGATGCCCGGCGTCGGCGTCAGGACCGCCGCTGTCCTGCTGACCACCGTCGGCGACGGCACCAGCTTCCCCACCGCCGCCCACCTGGCCTCCTACGCCGGACTCGCCCCGACCACGAAGTCGTCGGGGACCTCGGTCCACGGCGAACACGCACCCCGAGGCGGCAACCGCCAGCTCAAACGCGCCATGTTCCTCTCCGCCTTCGCCTGCATGAACGCCGATCCGGCCTCCCGCACCTACTACGACCGCCAGCGAGCCCGCGGCAAAACCCACACCCAGGCCCTCCTCCGCCTCGCCCGCCAACGCATCAGCGTCCTGTTCGCCATGCTCCGCGACGGCACCTTCTACGAATCCCGCACGCCGAAAGACGTCGAGCCCGCCGCATAA
- a CDS encoding helix-turn-helix domain-containing protein → MGRRENPIAPCDRELEKLTRCLRGHRGQAGLNYKELAARSGCSASTLIRAASGEQVPKLKTVRAYAVACGADPGEAERLWKRARYRAVRGCGELVPHSRYVRNFAELRAALVDLYQKDGARPYRELEAASEGILAHATVGRFLRQEGGRPTREFVLAFAQTCGAKGMALREWEQAWERAEEHRPGGTSKVVARRSVSEVVLADGTPVYFRSDPARTPDGQEVRRITPTGARSESHVSRAYPAMSNACAVCASGSQLFSALPPADLEAARSVLRMQPPTRSRQTVRRTSLVPGTADVSGTGGAGARRAPSRLAVKVRGGVGSFDGAPAVARRP, encoded by the coding sequence ATGGGACGACGGGAGAACCCCATCGCCCCGTGCGACCGGGAGCTGGAGAAACTGACCCGCTGCCTGCGCGGCCATCGCGGCCAGGCGGGCCTGAACTACAAGGAGCTCGCCGCGCGATCCGGATGCAGCGCCTCGACGCTGATCCGTGCCGCGTCCGGCGAGCAGGTGCCGAAGCTGAAGACGGTTCGGGCCTACGCCGTGGCCTGCGGCGCCGACCCCGGTGAGGCAGAGCGGCTGTGGAAACGCGCCCGCTACCGGGCCGTCCGCGGCTGCGGGGAGCTTGTTCCGCACTCTCGGTATGTACGGAACTTCGCGGAACTGCGCGCGGCGCTGGTCGACCTCTACCAGAAGGACGGAGCCCGGCCGTACCGCGAACTGGAGGCCGCCAGCGAGGGCATCCTGGCCCACGCCACCGTCGGCCGCTTCCTCCGCCAGGAAGGCGGGCGCCCCACCCGCGAGTTCGTCCTGGCGTTCGCCCAGACCTGCGGAGCGAAAGGGATGGCGCTCCGTGAGTGGGAACAGGCCTGGGAAAGGGCCGAGGAGCATCGGCCGGGCGGTACGTCCAAGGTCGTCGCCCGGCGCAGTGTCTCCGAGGTCGTTCTTGCGGACGGCACCCCGGTGTACTTCCGCTCAGATCCTGCGCGCACCCCCGACGGACAGGAGGTCCGGCGCATCACCCCCACTGGGGCAAGGTCGGAAAGCCACGTGTCCCGGGCGTACCCGGCGATGTCCAACGCCTGCGCCGTCTGTGCGTCCGGGTCGCAATTGTTCTCCGCGTTGCCTCCGGCCGACCTGGAGGCTGCCCGGAGCGTGCTCCGCATGCAGCCACCGACCCGGTCCCGGCAGACCGTGCGGCGGACCTCCCTGGTGCCTGGGACCGCTGATGTCAGCGGGACTGGTGGTGCGGGAGCGAGGCGGGCGCCTTCACGCCTGGCGGTGAAAGTCCGGGGCGGCGTTGGGAGCTTCGACGGTGCTCCGGCCGTCGCGCGGCGTCCCTGA
- a CDS encoding nucleoside 2-deoxyribosyltransferase domain-containing protein, whose amino-acid sequence MEAAREQTAWEYEHLRIADVILFWFRAEAVQPIALYELGAHAARGTRPRGRCPS is encoded by the coding sequence GTGGAAGCGGCACGAGAGCAGACCGCTTGGGAGTACGAGCATCTCCGCATCGCCGACGTGATCCTCTTCTGGTTCCGCGCTGAAGCCGTCCAGCCCATCGCCCTGTACGAACTGGGAGCGCACGCTGCTCGCGGCACCCGGCCTCGCGGTCGGTGCCCATCCTGA
- a CDS encoding ATP-dependent nuclease — protein sequence MSISFSVSTITLTDGTTISPPASGMTVFIGPNNSGKSLLLRELSPRITTPTTGDWKWVSAVDSTSVGSGAEFLSWVAERGHRTYLPNAQHARPTLRGGPRADSAVQADSAAIWWEMGQFQDLRSMLVTEQWTHERLSVLATATNWDHAEPAGTPVQYLYEDPELKKELSQYTVEAFGEPLAVDWTSPTIVLRVGSTGMDDGTPPTPDLVRAYRGLPTLTEQGDGFKAFVQILLHTVLRPAPVILIDEPEAFLHPPQARLLGRKLAQMSGQTQVFVATHSADFLAGVLDAQDARPLALVRLDRSSGNPRACQLEPDAVSDLLCTPLLRYSNMLSGLFYDRVVLCEAEGDCQFYAATFDVTRDTSAPHENTIFLHTSGKDRLADTARRLRTFGIPTAVIADFDLLNDYTTVRNAMTALGGTVRDMSADIKTLNDHANAERNVPTVASFRKQMEQVLTGRGNRQLTDSMIETMGDLLKGSSGWGALKKSGLKALNGDVYAAAERLLKNTAAHGLFVVPCGELEQWVRNIPSKNKARWLDGVFNGTDRWYQNPTNELQDFCQQIRSYLNPQHTADQP from the coding sequence ATGTCCATCTCCTTCTCCGTCTCGACCATCACACTGACCGACGGCACCACCATCAGCCCGCCCGCCAGCGGCATGACTGTGTTCATCGGACCGAACAACAGCGGCAAGTCCCTGCTACTCCGGGAGCTTTCTCCCCGAATCACCACGCCGACCACTGGCGACTGGAAGTGGGTGTCCGCGGTCGACTCGACCAGTGTTGGCAGCGGTGCAGAGTTTCTAAGCTGGGTCGCGGAGCGGGGCCACAGGACCTACCTCCCGAATGCGCAGCACGCGCGACCAACGTTGCGGGGAGGTCCGCGGGCGGACAGCGCAGTACAAGCGGACAGCGCCGCAATCTGGTGGGAGATGGGACAGTTCCAGGATCTCCGCAGCATGCTCGTGACGGAGCAGTGGACTCACGAGCGCCTTAGCGTGCTCGCGACAGCAACCAACTGGGACCATGCTGAGCCTGCCGGGACCCCCGTGCAGTACCTGTACGAGGACCCGGAGCTTAAGAAGGAGTTGTCCCAGTACACGGTGGAGGCCTTCGGGGAGCCACTCGCTGTGGACTGGACCAGCCCGACGATCGTGTTGCGTGTCGGAAGCACCGGCATGGACGACGGCACTCCGCCTACGCCCGACCTCGTCCGGGCGTACCGCGGGCTGCCGACGCTCACGGAACAGGGAGACGGCTTCAAGGCGTTTGTGCAGATCCTGCTGCATACGGTGCTCCGGCCTGCACCGGTCATCCTGATCGACGAACCGGAAGCGTTCCTTCACCCGCCTCAAGCTCGCCTTCTTGGGCGGAAGCTGGCGCAGATGTCGGGGCAGACTCAAGTCTTCGTCGCGACGCACAGCGCCGATTTCCTGGCCGGCGTGCTGGACGCTCAGGACGCTCGCCCGCTTGCTCTGGTCCGGCTCGACCGGTCCTCCGGCAATCCGCGCGCGTGCCAGCTGGAACCTGACGCCGTCTCCGATCTGCTGTGCACACCGCTGCTGCGCTACTCCAACATGCTGTCCGGCCTCTTCTATGACCGGGTCGTGCTCTGCGAGGCCGAGGGCGACTGCCAGTTCTACGCCGCGACCTTCGATGTCACCCGCGACACTTCAGCACCCCACGAGAACACGATCTTTCTCCACACCAGCGGCAAGGACCGTCTCGCCGATACGGCCCGAAGGCTCCGCACCTTCGGGATCCCTACAGCCGTCATCGCCGACTTCGATCTCCTCAACGACTACACGACCGTCCGCAACGCCATGACCGCGCTGGGCGGCACAGTTCGCGACATGAGCGCCGACATCAAAACACTCAACGACCACGCCAACGCCGAACGCAACGTCCCCACCGTGGCCAGCTTCCGTAAGCAGATGGAACAGGTACTGACCGGCCGCGGGAACAGACAGCTCACCGACTCGATGATCGAGACGATGGGCGATCTCCTCAAAGGCTCGTCCGGCTGGGGTGCCCTGAAGAAGAGCGGGCTCAAGGCGCTCAACGGCGACGTGTACGCCGCCGCCGAGCGCCTGCTGAAAAACACCGCGGCGCACGGACTCTTCGTCGTCCCCTGCGGCGAACTTGAACAGTGGGTACGCAACATTCCGTCGAAGAACAAGGCCCGATGGCTCGACGGAGTCTTCAACGGGACAGACCGCTGGTACCAGAACCCAACCAACGAACTGCAGGACTTCTGCCAGCAGATCCGCTCCTACCTCAACCCCCAGCACACCGCCGACCAGCCGTAG
- a CDS encoding Crp/Fnr family transcriptional regulator — translation MDIVVVDEGSQGRLLTADERAQWRELGQVRRFGDGEVLLREGENARRVMLLVGGRVKVVTSTDEGAEVVLAYREPGEVLGEMAALDGGEHSASVIAVGPVETWALSPERFEIFLDRSPRACRAMLMVMVHRLRQADRQRLEYRARSVTERIAGRLLFLSDQVGEPMTDGGVRIGIRLTLPELAATVAAGRDMTVKAMSRLRALEVVTTDAAHHFVLPDLEALRAVAEGRAARH, via the coding sequence GTGGACATTGTGGTGGTGGATGAGGGCAGCCAGGGTCGTCTTTTGACGGCGGATGAGCGGGCCCAGTGGCGCGAGCTGGGGCAGGTGCGCCGGTTCGGTGACGGTGAGGTGCTGTTACGTGAGGGGGAGAACGCGCGCCGGGTGATGCTGCTGGTGGGAGGCCGCGTCAAAGTGGTGACGTCCACCGACGAAGGGGCCGAGGTCGTGCTCGCCTATCGGGAGCCGGGCGAGGTCTTGGGTGAGATGGCGGCTTTGGACGGCGGAGAGCACTCGGCGAGTGTGATCGCGGTCGGGCCGGTCGAGACATGGGCGTTGTCGCCCGAACGGTTCGAAATATTCTTGGACCGGAGCCCGCGGGCGTGCAGGGCCATGCTCATGGTGATGGTGCACCGGTTGCGTCAGGCGGACCGTCAGCGCCTTGAGTACCGTGCCCGCAGCGTGACCGAACGCATCGCGGGGCGGTTGTTGTTCCTCTCCGACCAGGTGGGGGAGCCGATGACCGATGGCGGGGTACGGATCGGCATCAGGCTGACCCTGCCGGAACTGGCCGCCACGGTCGCGGCCGGCCGCGACATGACGGTCAAGGCGATGAGCCGGCTGCGGGCGCTGGAGGTCGTCACAACCGACGCTGCCCACCACTTCGTCCTGCCGGACCTGGAAGCTCTGCGGGCGGTCGCCGAAGGACGGGCGGCCCGCCACTGA
- a CDS encoding helix-turn-helix domain-containing protein, translating to MNRKDPGRPTTQVDPSKGALEQLVVDLLRLRKYKGLTLEQFAGVSGLSRATLSAATQGTKCPSWDTMKCYLRAVGEDPSAWRPRWEMIADAKQREAAGLPDAPEQRAAVKRMLPSEVMTVHAFAVALRQLKVWQHNPTYQKIANVSLRHNLAVRQTTICNVFRGTKLPTENALIGVLVGMGLSPKDPEFSAWLEKRRELEAARVESTLEPPHNNDDTSRKGGFTPLHKKRIPIPRRRPYGTRNRLHRRRKQIMP from the coding sequence ATGAACCGAAAGGATCCCGGCCGGCCGACCACGCAGGTCGACCCGAGCAAGGGTGCACTCGAACAGCTCGTCGTGGACCTGCTGCGGCTGCGCAAGTACAAGGGGCTGACACTGGAGCAGTTCGCCGGCGTGTCCGGTCTGTCACGGGCGACGCTCTCGGCCGCGACGCAGGGCACGAAATGCCCGTCCTGGGACACCATGAAGTGCTACCTGCGCGCGGTCGGCGAGGATCCCTCCGCCTGGCGCCCGCGTTGGGAGATGATCGCCGATGCCAAGCAGCGGGAGGCAGCCGGACTGCCCGACGCCCCCGAGCAGAGGGCAGCGGTCAAGAGGATGCTGCCCTCCGAGGTGATGACCGTCCACGCGTTCGCCGTAGCCCTGCGTCAGCTGAAGGTGTGGCAGCACAACCCGACCTACCAGAAGATCGCGAACGTATCCCTGCGGCACAACCTGGCCGTACGCCAGACAACGATCTGCAACGTCTTCCGGGGGACGAAGCTCCCCACGGAGAACGCCCTCATCGGAGTACTCGTCGGTATGGGACTCTCGCCGAAGGACCCGGAGTTCTCCGCGTGGCTGGAGAAACGCCGCGAGCTTGAGGCCGCTCGTGTCGAGAGCACCCTGGAGCCTCCGCACAACAACGACGACACCTCGAGGAAGGGCGGCTTCACCCCCTTGCACAAGAAGCGGATCCCCATCCCGAGGCGGCGGCCGTACGGCACCCGCAACCGACTGCACCGCCGCCGGAAACAGATCATGCCCTGA
- a CDS encoding lamin tail domain-containing protein, whose protein sequence is MSASASVTARRLAAGVLAAGALVSVAALPASAADHVRPQRPKVEISAVQYDSPGRDDRSNRSLNKEWVDGTNTTRHTVNLDGWTLEDASGHTYTFDHYRLEGRATVRIHTGEGRDTDTDLYQDRRNYVWNNDRDTATLRNDHGRFIDDESWGRDRDHRHGDARH, encoded by the coding sequence TTGTCCGCTTCTGCTTCTGTCACCGCCCGTCGTCTGGCCGCCGGTGTGCTCGCGGCCGGCGCTCTGGTCTCGGTGGCGGCGCTGCCGGCGTCCGCTGCCGACCACGTCCGCCCGCAGCGTCCGAAGGTGGAGATCTCGGCGGTCCAGTACGACTCCCCGGGACGTGACGACCGCTCGAACAGGTCGCTGAACAAGGAGTGGGTGGACGGCACCAACACCACCCGGCACACGGTCAACCTCGACGGCTGGACGCTCGAGGACGCCTCCGGTCACACCTACACGTTCGACCACTACCGCCTGGAGGGCCGTGCCACGGTCCGTATCCACACCGGTGAGGGCCGCGACACCGACACCGACCTCTACCAGGACCGCCGCAACTACGTGTGGAACAACGACCGTGACACCGCCACCCTGCGCAACGACCACGGCCGCTTCATCGACGACGAGTCCTGGGGCCGCGACCGCGACCACCGCCACGGCGACGCCCGCCACTGA